Genomic segment of Citrus sinensis cultivar Valencia sweet orange chromosome 7, DVS_A1.0, whole genome shotgun sequence:
ttggtaaattttattactcaaGTATTGTTTCatgatataataaataaaatatatataagtttaacttgtctcttttttttctgcagtaagtttaataaaattatttagacaTGTCTTTTTTCTGATTAAAACACGAAAATTTTcgtaaaatgaacaaaaaaactcaaataGCTAACTGTAATCAaccttataatatattaagtaaaatatgataaaattcgcagcattaataaataaatttaaatcaaataaaaaccaATATGTAGTTATAGGAATATGAAAAGCTTATTCCTGGGAGAAGTGGGGGCTATAAATTGTTCGGAGTGGCCTAGATTTCTGCGAATTCGGATCTATCACGTTGATTATTATTGGGAAATTTACAGTAATAACcattaaagttttgatttttttcatcttaaccccccaaaaatatttctatcaacattagccataaaacaacctttgagaccaaaatacccttctccctcatctctcccccaacaCTCCCTTTCactcatctctcccaaaccgaTCTAACTCCCATCATCGGCGGTGACATCAACCCTCGTCGGCGGCGACTCCATCTCTCACCGGCATTCGATCTACGATCTAcaaccttcaacaaaacctaggttagtcatttttcttattttcattaatttaaaatgaaattttagaataataatggTTATAGTTTGAGAATAATGTTAATGGTGGTGGTGTTTGTGGTGGTTGGTGGTGTTTGGGAGTATTGTTTTTCGATTTTGGAGTGTTGTGGATTAATTTTGGGGGTGGGGAGGGAGGGGGGTAGGGCGCGCGCGCCCCGCTATCGCACAAAAAATTAGAgtggcctttttttttaacgagtcaattttttttctgtaaatgtaatgtaataattttataaatattacagataCATGGCGAAATCAGAATCATCTGATATCGAAGTAGGCAAGATGTATTTTCGTTATGCCGATCACTTTCCTGGTCGAATTTCGAGCATGTGTAAGTTATCTTCGGTCGTAAAAGCCATcgaggaaaaattaacaaagcggCAGTTGAGTATGTTCAAAAAGgatatatttgggcatttctTGGAGTGTCGAAGTTTTCCATTTAGTGGGGTAATTTTGCACAATCTTTTACTGAGGCAAGTGGCCCATGAAGAAGATAGCCTTGAGGATcagttatggtttcaaattaGTGAGCATTTGATTCGCTTGTCAATTGTCGAATGGTGCTTGGTTACTAGACTTTCATTTGGTGTTGataccaataaaaaaaatgatgaaatggagcaGAGGCTACGAAATACATATTTTGGTGGTGTGCATAGTAAGCTTAATGTGGACGAATTCGATGCAGTATTGAAGGAGTTGAAATGCGAGGAAATGGACGATATGGACGCATTAAAGATTgcgttgttttattttgcggaCAGAGtactaaatgcaagaaaaaatcactgtcaaatcaatttcgaTTGGCTTGACCAAGTTGATGATATACAGTACTTCCGAAGGCGTCCATAGGGTCTATTATCGTGGGAAATGATTTACGAGAGTCTTGACAATGCACTGTTCGAGAAAGAcgagaaatttaagaagaCTCAGTTGAAAAATCCAGATCATAAcattgaaaaatacaatctttaCGGCTTTACGTCCGGGGTTCAAGTgcgttttttttgtttattaataagttttatagtattaaatatttgatagttgttttatttgatttttcactttggttGTTGTAGGCTTGGATTTATGAAGCAATCAGAGGGTTGCCATCAACATGGGTCGTCaaaacgaagaagaagattccCCGCATTCTGCAATAGAAGCCCATGGCGTCTTCGAGAATCAACTTTGCGGAGGTTTATTCGTTCTTCAACGATGAATCTCGTCTTGTAAGTAATatgtattacttatttttttaactttactaaatttaagttatgtatacttacttaaaattttcaattgaatttatgaCAGGGGGACGTTTTACAAACTCTTGAGCAGAATTCAAATGAAAGTAGTAGAAAATATTGGCTCTCTGTGAAGGATTACTTGCCAAGCATTCCAGACTGGGTTCATAAGGTCAGTATACTCTAAgtactaaaaattttttaatcgaaatttttgacttttcatttactaatttCAAATGATACTTTATACAGCACCAACCCTCAATCAACGCGATGCCGTCGGTTACAAGGCAATCAGACGAGCATAACGATCATGACGACATACCAAACCCAATACCAGAGTAGCGTCATGACACTTCTGAGGATGAGGTGGCTGTTGATGACCATTAGCAGCAAACAGACAACTCTGATGACGCACGGGATTCTgaggttataaataatatatgatattttttctttataaatcattatttttttactgttattctaaagttttattgttttcttttgtaatagtCGAGGACAAAGCAGTTTAATGATTACATGCGACGACGGCTGGATAAGATTGATCGTAACGTGTATGAAATAAAGtcagaattaaaagattttaaagaaaccGTTGTTGGCTTCATCGACACATTTTCTAAACGTCCAAATAAGGATTCTCCCACTGCACGCTCGTATGCGGTgagcaaatttaaatttaataattatgttcgtttaacttttaatttgatagttGTTTAATATGTTCTTCTTGGCGAATGGACAGGCCCCGGATGACTATGGAGTGTATATTGACGTGGGCAATCAAAATTTGTCTACGCCCACGTCATTGTATAGTTTCTACGGGGATGTTAGTGGGGAGAGCGTGCAGGTGTTCACTGAGGTGCCTCCGGGCGTTAGTAAGTTTGGCCGCGCGTACATACCGTCGTATGTTTATAACAGTCCTTACATAATTCCTCCAGTCAGGCGAGGACAGAACGTCCGGCCTTTACCTCGACCCCAAATCATGGAGCATGCGATTGACATGAGTACGAGTGTGGATGTAAATCCACTGAGA
This window contains:
- the LOC127898739 gene encoding uncharacterized protein LOC127898739, with protein sequence MRRRLDKIDRNVYEIKSELKDFKETVVGFIDTFSKRPNKDSPTARSYAAPDDYGVYIDVGNQNLSTPTSLYSFYGDVSGESVQVFTEVPPGVSKFGRAYIPSYVYNSPYIIPPVRRGQNVRPLPRPQIMEHAIDMSTSVDVNPLRGLEDSSLFAEFDRWFTGDIRVRRRVQHPRSFFQIILGTDSMGWLGDEHIHEYLRLISEKQRQYPNALLQRVTHTDTFFWVFLNQL
- the LOC107178886 gene encoding uncharacterized protein LOC107178886; this translates as MAKSESSDIEVGKMYFRYADHFPGRISSMCKLSSVVKAIEEKLTKRQLSMFKKDIFGHFLECRSFPFSGVILHNLLLRQVAHEEDSLEDQLWFQISEHLIRLSIVEWCLVTRLSFGVDTNKKNDEMEQRLRNTYFGGVHSKLNVDEFDAVLKELKCEEMDDMDALKIALFYFADRVLNARKNHCQINFDWLDQVDDIQYFRRRP